One genomic segment of Tripterygium wilfordii isolate XIE 37 chromosome 9, ASM1340144v1, whole genome shotgun sequence includes these proteins:
- the LOC120005600 gene encoding poly(ADP-ribose) glycohydrolase 1-like isoform X1 has translation MEDWEDLKSILSFLPAISRSSTLFWPSSVVEALKIISDGPHRSLISSGETLFDAISSLRRSLSLSSETLVLSASDGYSLFFDRLTSPQDSMRWFEEVVPAMANLLLRLPSLLESHYRRAHELLRKGEFGIHTGLRLLNSQQPGIVLLSQELIGALLTCSFFCLFPDTNRDANHLPTINFGDLFASLYDCYRENQEHKIKCIIHYFERIYVSMPKGYVSFERKVLPYGQYLSCISYPDAEFWSKSATLLCPFEVVQINYCFLLVHSRGFIEDQTREALEVDFANKYLGGGALRYGCVQEEIRFMISPELIAGMLFLPAMADNEAIEIVGAERFSSYTGYASSFRFSGDYMDTGNVDIYGRRKTRIVAIDALCNPRIRQYRPKCLLREINKAFCGFLDQSGHQYKLLLKDNGLHGAHFDQEDKRPNGKSSDDILLVDEPSSSSVERNEGGSANEVFKNAEKNGYQHLDHQDEIGIATGNWGCGAFGGDPELKAMTQWLGASQASRPSISYYTFGIEALQHLDQVTQWILSHEWTVGDLWNMLVEYSSQVLNGETTLGFLTWLLPSTHNAEAMMVDLTNTP, from the exons ATGGAGGATTGGGAAGATTTGAAGTCGATACTTTCATTCTTGCCAGCCATTTCCCGGTCTTCGACTCTGTTCTGGCCATCGTCAGTTGTAGAAGCACTGAAAATCATTTCAGACGGACCCCATCGCAGCCTAATCAGCTCCGGCGAAACACTGTTCGACGCCATTTCCAGTCTGAGgcgctctctttctctctcctctgaaACCCTTGTTCTCTCCGCCTCCGACGGTTACTCCCTCTTCTTCGACCGCTTGACGTCACCGCAAGACTCGATGAGATGGTTTGAAGAGGTTGTACCGGCGATGGCCAATTTACTGTTGCGGCTGCCCTCTCTGTTAGAATCTCACTACCGGCGTGCGCATGAGCTTCTCCGTAAAGGTGAATTTGGGATACACACTGGTCTCCGTTTGTTAAACTCGCAGCAACCAGGGATAGTCTTACTCAGccag GAATTGATTGGTGCTCTTCTTAcatgttctttcttttgtttgttcccGGATACTAATCGAGATGCAAACCATCTTCCAACAATCAACTTTGGTGATTTGTTTGC GAGCCTGTATGACTGTTACAGAGAAAACCAGGAGCACAAAATAAAGTGCATCATACACTATTTTGAGAGGATCTATGTGTCAATGCCCAAGGGCTATGTCTCATTTGAACGGAAGGTTCTTCCTTACGGACAATATCTTTCGTGCATTTCTTATCCTGATGCTGAGTTTTGGAGCAAATCTGCTACCCTTCTATGCCCTTTTGAGGTCGTCCAAATCaactattgttttcttttg GTTCATAGTCGAGGTTTTATAGAAGATCAAACCAGAGAAGCTCTTGAAGTAGATTTTGCAAACAAGTATCTTGGAGGTGGTGCTCTTCGCTATGGTTGTGTACAG GAAGAAATCCGCTTCATGATCAGCCCTGAGCTAATTGCTGGCATGCTTTTCTTGCCTGCCATGGCAGACAATGAGGCTATTGAAATTGTCGGTGCAGAAAGATTCTCAAGTTATACAGG GTATGCTTCTTCATTTCGCTTTTCTGGTGACTACATGGATACGGGGAATGTTGACATTTATGGGAGGCGTAAAACCAGGATCGTTGCTATAGATGCATTATGTAACCCAAGAATAAGACAGTATAGACCTAAATGCCTGCTTAG GGAGATTAATAAAGCGTTCTGTGGCTTTCTGGATCAATCTGGACATCAATATAAATTACTGTTGAAAGACAATGGACTTCATGGAGCTCATTTTGATCAAGAGGATAAGCGCCCCAATGGCAAATCAAGTGATGATATTCTG TTGGTAGATGAACCTTCCTCAAGTTCCGTTGAAAGAAATGAAGGAGGTTCTGCTAATGAAGTGTTCAAAAATGCTGAGAAGAATGGTTATCAGCATCTCGACCATCAAGATGAAATTGGAATTGCGACAGGGAATTGGGGGTGTGGTGCGTTTGGAGGAGATCCTGAACTGAAGGCCATGACCCAATGGCTTGGTGCTTCTCAG GCATCAAGACCCTCCATTTCATACTATACATTTGGTATTGAGGCCTTGCAGCACTTGGATcag GTGACTCAGTGGATTCTTTCACATGAGTGGACGGTGGGGGATCTGTGGAATATGCTGGTGGAATACTCGTCTCAGGTGCTGAATGGAGAAACTACATTGGGCTTCTTAACCTGGCTCCTTCCATCAACACATAATGCTGAAGCCATGATGGTGGACTTGACAAATACtccttga
- the LOC120006631 gene encoding TATA box-binding protein-associated factor RNA polymerase I subunit B-like: protein MGLEKMIQLQCEALVVKFKVSPLICGVASTIWLWFIANTEVFNDGSADTIIQDSESQKSGEPEKPPSNFKHRAEHHNIYGQQAVIVSFKNLRRRKPLSCSLAIYFLACRNFLFWLLIWTLKNKKEFALSSWTCLISSRVMFMPPQSVSAQKLESFAASIAQAIGLHLPSVNFLGIAS, encoded by the exons ATGGGCTTGGAGAAGATGATTCAGTTACAATGTGAGGCTTTGGTAGTCAAGTTCAAAGTGAGTCCTTTGATTTGTGGGGTTGCTAGCACTATTTGGTTGTGGTTCATAGCTAATACAGAGGTTTTCAATGATGGGTCGGCTGATACGATCATTCAGGACTCTGAGTCTCAAAAATCAG GTGAACCTGAAAAGCCTCCTTCCAATTTCAAGCACAGAGCagaacatcataatatatatggacagCAAGCAGTAATAGTTTCGTTTAAGAATCTGAGGAGAAGGAAGCCACTGTCATGTTCTTTAGCTATATATTTTCTGGCTTGTCGAAACTTCCTTTTTTGGCTACTTATATGgacattgaaaaacaaaaaagaatttgCTCTGTCTTCATGGACCTGTCTGATAAGTTCGCGTGTTATGTTCATGCCTCCTCAATCCGTCTCTGCACAGAAGTTGGAATCTTTTGCTGCATCCATTGCTCAAGCCATAGGCTTGCACTTACCTTCAGTTAACTTCCTCGGAATAGCTTCGTGA
- the LOC120005600 gene encoding poly(ADP-ribose) glycohydrolase 1-like isoform X2 produces the protein MEDWEDLKSILSFLPAISRSSTLFWPSSVVEALKIISDGPHRSLISSGETLFDAISSLRRSLSLSSETLVLSASDGYSLFFDRLTSPQDSMRWFEEVVPAMANLLLRLPSLLESHYRRAHELLRKGEFGIHTGLRLLNSQQPGIVLLSQELIGALLTCSFFCLFPDTNRDANHLPTINFGDLFASLYDCYRENQEHKIKCIIHYFERIYVSMPKGYVSFERKVLPYGQYLSCISYPDAEFWSKSATLLCPFEVHSRGFIEDQTREALEVDFANKYLGGGALRYGCVQEEIRFMISPELIAGMLFLPAMADNEAIEIVGAERFSSYTGYASSFRFSGDYMDTGNVDIYGRRKTRIVAIDALCNPRIRQYRPKCLLREINKAFCGFLDQSGHQYKLLLKDNGLHGAHFDQEDKRPNGKSSDDILLVDEPSSSSVERNEGGSANEVFKNAEKNGYQHLDHQDEIGIATGNWGCGAFGGDPELKAMTQWLGASQASRPSISYYTFGIEALQHLDQVTQWILSHEWTVGDLWNMLVEYSSQVLNGETTLGFLTWLLPSTHNAEAMMVDLTNTP, from the exons ATGGAGGATTGGGAAGATTTGAAGTCGATACTTTCATTCTTGCCAGCCATTTCCCGGTCTTCGACTCTGTTCTGGCCATCGTCAGTTGTAGAAGCACTGAAAATCATTTCAGACGGACCCCATCGCAGCCTAATCAGCTCCGGCGAAACACTGTTCGACGCCATTTCCAGTCTGAGgcgctctctttctctctcctctgaaACCCTTGTTCTCTCCGCCTCCGACGGTTACTCCCTCTTCTTCGACCGCTTGACGTCACCGCAAGACTCGATGAGATGGTTTGAAGAGGTTGTACCGGCGATGGCCAATTTACTGTTGCGGCTGCCCTCTCTGTTAGAATCTCACTACCGGCGTGCGCATGAGCTTCTCCGTAAAGGTGAATTTGGGATACACACTGGTCTCCGTTTGTTAAACTCGCAGCAACCAGGGATAGTCTTACTCAGccag GAATTGATTGGTGCTCTTCTTAcatgttctttcttttgtttgttcccGGATACTAATCGAGATGCAAACCATCTTCCAACAATCAACTTTGGTGATTTGTTTGC GAGCCTGTATGACTGTTACAGAGAAAACCAGGAGCACAAAATAAAGTGCATCATACACTATTTTGAGAGGATCTATGTGTCAATGCCCAAGGGCTATGTCTCATTTGAACGGAAGGTTCTTCCTTACGGACAATATCTTTCGTGCATTTCTTATCCTGATGCTGAGTTTTGGAGCAAATCTGCTACCCTTCTATGCCCTTTTGAG GTTCATAGTCGAGGTTTTATAGAAGATCAAACCAGAGAAGCTCTTGAAGTAGATTTTGCAAACAAGTATCTTGGAGGTGGTGCTCTTCGCTATGGTTGTGTACAG GAAGAAATCCGCTTCATGATCAGCCCTGAGCTAATTGCTGGCATGCTTTTCTTGCCTGCCATGGCAGACAATGAGGCTATTGAAATTGTCGGTGCAGAAAGATTCTCAAGTTATACAGG GTATGCTTCTTCATTTCGCTTTTCTGGTGACTACATGGATACGGGGAATGTTGACATTTATGGGAGGCGTAAAACCAGGATCGTTGCTATAGATGCATTATGTAACCCAAGAATAAGACAGTATAGACCTAAATGCCTGCTTAG GGAGATTAATAAAGCGTTCTGTGGCTTTCTGGATCAATCTGGACATCAATATAAATTACTGTTGAAAGACAATGGACTTCATGGAGCTCATTTTGATCAAGAGGATAAGCGCCCCAATGGCAAATCAAGTGATGATATTCTG TTGGTAGATGAACCTTCCTCAAGTTCCGTTGAAAGAAATGAAGGAGGTTCTGCTAATGAAGTGTTCAAAAATGCTGAGAAGAATGGTTATCAGCATCTCGACCATCAAGATGAAATTGGAATTGCGACAGGGAATTGGGGGTGTGGTGCGTTTGGAGGAGATCCTGAACTGAAGGCCATGACCCAATGGCTTGGTGCTTCTCAG GCATCAAGACCCTCCATTTCATACTATACATTTGGTATTGAGGCCTTGCAGCACTTGGATcag GTGACTCAGTGGATTCTTTCACATGAGTGGACGGTGGGGGATCTGTGGAATATGCTGGTGGAATACTCGTCTCAGGTGCTGAATGGAGAAACTACATTGGGCTTCTTAACCTGGCTCCTTCCATCAACACATAATGCTGAAGCCATGATGGTGGACTTGACAAATACtccttga
- the LOC120005600 gene encoding poly(ADP-ribose) glycohydrolase 1-like isoform X3, with protein MEDWEDLKSILSFLPAISRSSTLFWPSSVVEALKIISDGPHRSLISSGETLFDAISSLRRSLSLSSETLVLSASDGYSLFFDRLTSPQDSMRWFEEVVPAMANLLLRLPSLLESHYRRAHELLRKGEFGIHTGLRLLNSQQPGIVLLSQELIGALLTCSFFCLFPDTNRDANHLPTINFGDLFASLYDCYRENQEHKIKCIIHYFERIYVSMPKGYVSFERKVHSRGFIEDQTREALEVDFANKYLGGGALRYGCVQEEIRFMISPELIAGMLFLPAMADNEAIEIVGAERFSSYTGYASSFRFSGDYMDTGNVDIYGRRKTRIVAIDALCNPRIRQYRPKCLLREINKAFCGFLDQSGHQYKLLLKDNGLHGAHFDQEDKRPNGKSSDDILLVDEPSSSSVERNEGGSANEVFKNAEKNGYQHLDHQDEIGIATGNWGCGAFGGDPELKAMTQWLGASQASRPSISYYTFGIEALQHLDQVTQWILSHEWTVGDLWNMLVEYSSQVLNGETTLGFLTWLLPSTHNAEAMMVDLTNTP; from the exons ATGGAGGATTGGGAAGATTTGAAGTCGATACTTTCATTCTTGCCAGCCATTTCCCGGTCTTCGACTCTGTTCTGGCCATCGTCAGTTGTAGAAGCACTGAAAATCATTTCAGACGGACCCCATCGCAGCCTAATCAGCTCCGGCGAAACACTGTTCGACGCCATTTCCAGTCTGAGgcgctctctttctctctcctctgaaACCCTTGTTCTCTCCGCCTCCGACGGTTACTCCCTCTTCTTCGACCGCTTGACGTCACCGCAAGACTCGATGAGATGGTTTGAAGAGGTTGTACCGGCGATGGCCAATTTACTGTTGCGGCTGCCCTCTCTGTTAGAATCTCACTACCGGCGTGCGCATGAGCTTCTCCGTAAAGGTGAATTTGGGATACACACTGGTCTCCGTTTGTTAAACTCGCAGCAACCAGGGATAGTCTTACTCAGccag GAATTGATTGGTGCTCTTCTTAcatgttctttcttttgtttgttcccGGATACTAATCGAGATGCAAACCATCTTCCAACAATCAACTTTGGTGATTTGTTTGC GAGCCTGTATGACTGTTACAGAGAAAACCAGGAGCACAAAATAAAGTGCATCATACACTATTTTGAGAGGATCTATGTGTCAATGCCCAAGGGCTATGTCTCATTTGAACGGAAG GTTCATAGTCGAGGTTTTATAGAAGATCAAACCAGAGAAGCTCTTGAAGTAGATTTTGCAAACAAGTATCTTGGAGGTGGTGCTCTTCGCTATGGTTGTGTACAG GAAGAAATCCGCTTCATGATCAGCCCTGAGCTAATTGCTGGCATGCTTTTCTTGCCTGCCATGGCAGACAATGAGGCTATTGAAATTGTCGGTGCAGAAAGATTCTCAAGTTATACAGG GTATGCTTCTTCATTTCGCTTTTCTGGTGACTACATGGATACGGGGAATGTTGACATTTATGGGAGGCGTAAAACCAGGATCGTTGCTATAGATGCATTATGTAACCCAAGAATAAGACAGTATAGACCTAAATGCCTGCTTAG GGAGATTAATAAAGCGTTCTGTGGCTTTCTGGATCAATCTGGACATCAATATAAATTACTGTTGAAAGACAATGGACTTCATGGAGCTCATTTTGATCAAGAGGATAAGCGCCCCAATGGCAAATCAAGTGATGATATTCTG TTGGTAGATGAACCTTCCTCAAGTTCCGTTGAAAGAAATGAAGGAGGTTCTGCTAATGAAGTGTTCAAAAATGCTGAGAAGAATGGTTATCAGCATCTCGACCATCAAGATGAAATTGGAATTGCGACAGGGAATTGGGGGTGTGGTGCGTTTGGAGGAGATCCTGAACTGAAGGCCATGACCCAATGGCTTGGTGCTTCTCAG GCATCAAGACCCTCCATTTCATACTATACATTTGGTATTGAGGCCTTGCAGCACTTGGATcag GTGACTCAGTGGATTCTTTCACATGAGTGGACGGTGGGGGATCTGTGGAATATGCTGGTGGAATACTCGTCTCAGGTGCTGAATGGAGAAACTACATTGGGCTTCTTAACCTGGCTCCTTCCATCAACACATAATGCTGAAGCCATGATGGTGGACTTGACAAATACtccttga
- the LOC120005601 gene encoding thioredoxin-like fold domain-containing protein MRL7L, chloroplastic isoform X2: MALQHIMKFQCLCPLSIENKLKMSPSFAGITLKFTAKQSNPEISTCRMDCFCLSSKLHLSPSRQGSGLRWSRIRAQSGEKFKSNNGKEARNFESSDSDEDDDDSSARKVNMDDPYLMDAEERQEWRRKIREVLSKYPDLEEEVDPNKKREQMQKLMAKYPLVVEEDDPDWPEDADGRGFSFSEFFDKITIKNEKDDDDENYDTENEIVWQDDDYIRPIKDISTADWEETVFKDFSPLIVLVHNRYKRPKENERMRDELEKAVHIIWNCRLPSPRCVAIDAIVEVDLASALKVSVFPEVIFTNAGKILYREKAIRTAEELSKIMAFFFYKAAKPPGLNCTGNTDELIPSVVTNSQTR, encoded by the exons ATGGCACTGCAACATATTATGAAGTTCCAGTGCCTTTGTCCTCTTTCAATTGAGAACAAACTTAAAATGTCTCCTTCATTTGCTGGTATTACACTCAAGTTTACGGCAAAACAAAGCAACCCAGAGATTTCTACTTGCAGGATGGACTGCTTTTGTTTATCATCAAAGCTTCATCTCTCTCCTTCGCGG caaggtagTGGCCTGAGATGGAGCAGAATCAGAGCTCAATCAGGAGAGAAATTTAAGTCTAATAATGGAAAGGAAGCACGAAATTTTGAATCTAGTGACAGTGATGAGGATGATGACGATTCCTCGGCTAGAAAGGTTAACATGGATGACCCCTATCTAATGGATGCTGAAGAGAGACAAGAATGGAGGAGAAAGATTAGAGAGGTGCTCAGTAAGTATCCTGATTTGGAGGAGGAAGTTGATCCCAATAAGAAGAGAGAACAAATGCAGAAGCTTATGGCCAAGTACCCGCTTGTTGTGGAAGAGGACGACCCTGATTGGCCTGAGGATGCAGATGGGCGGGGATTCAGCTTTAGTGAGTTTTTCGACAAGATTACTATCAAGAATGaaaaggatgatgatgatgaaaattaCGATACCGAGAATGAAATAGTGTGGCAAGATGATGATTACATTCGTCCTATCAAAGATATTAGCACAGCAGATTGGGAAGAGACTGTGTTTAAAGACTTTAGTCCCTTAATTGTTCTTGTGCATAATCGCTATAAAAG ACCaaaggaaaatgaaagaatGAGAGATGAACTGGAGAAAGCTGTGCATATCATATGGAACTGCAGGTTACCTTCTCCAAGA TGTGTTGCGATTGATGCCATCGTTGAGGTTGATTTGGCATCTGCTCTAAAGGTGTCTGTCTTTCCAGAGGTTATATTTACAAATGCTGGGAAAATCTTATACCGTGAAAAAG CAATTAGAACAGCAGAGGAATTATCAAAGATTATGGCATTCTTCTTTTACAAAGCAGCCAAACCTCCCGGTTTGAATTGCACTGGAAATACTGATGAGCTAATCCCTTCTGTTGTCACGAACAGCCAAACACGCTAA
- the LOC120005601 gene encoding thioredoxin-like fold domain-containing protein MRL7L, chloroplastic isoform X1 — MALQHIMKFQCLCPLSIENKLKMSPSFAGITLKFTAKQSNPEISTCRMDCFCLSSKLHLSPSRKKQGSGLRWSRIRAQSGEKFKSNNGKEARNFESSDSDEDDDDSSARKVNMDDPYLMDAEERQEWRRKIREVLSKYPDLEEEVDPNKKREQMQKLMAKYPLVVEEDDPDWPEDADGRGFSFSEFFDKITIKNEKDDDDENYDTENEIVWQDDDYIRPIKDISTADWEETVFKDFSPLIVLVHNRYKRPKENERMRDELEKAVHIIWNCRLPSPRCVAIDAIVEVDLASALKVSVFPEVIFTNAGKILYREKAIRTAEELSKIMAFFFYKAAKPPGLNCTGNTDELIPSVVTNSQTR; from the exons ATGGCACTGCAACATATTATGAAGTTCCAGTGCCTTTGTCCTCTTTCAATTGAGAACAAACTTAAAATGTCTCCTTCATTTGCTGGTATTACACTCAAGTTTACGGCAAAACAAAGCAACCCAGAGATTTCTACTTGCAGGATGGACTGCTTTTGTTTATCATCAAAGCTTCATCTCTCTCCTTCGCGG aagaagcaaggtagTGGCCTGAGATGGAGCAGAATCAGAGCTCAATCAGGAGAGAAATTTAAGTCTAATAATGGAAAGGAAGCACGAAATTTTGAATCTAGTGACAGTGATGAGGATGATGACGATTCCTCGGCTAGAAAGGTTAACATGGATGACCCCTATCTAATGGATGCTGAAGAGAGACAAGAATGGAGGAGAAAGATTAGAGAGGTGCTCAGTAAGTATCCTGATTTGGAGGAGGAAGTTGATCCCAATAAGAAGAGAGAACAAATGCAGAAGCTTATGGCCAAGTACCCGCTTGTTGTGGAAGAGGACGACCCTGATTGGCCTGAGGATGCAGATGGGCGGGGATTCAGCTTTAGTGAGTTTTTCGACAAGATTACTATCAAGAATGaaaaggatgatgatgatgaaaattaCGATACCGAGAATGAAATAGTGTGGCAAGATGATGATTACATTCGTCCTATCAAAGATATTAGCACAGCAGATTGGGAAGAGACTGTGTTTAAAGACTTTAGTCCCTTAATTGTTCTTGTGCATAATCGCTATAAAAG ACCaaaggaaaatgaaagaatGAGAGATGAACTGGAGAAAGCTGTGCATATCATATGGAACTGCAGGTTACCTTCTCCAAGA TGTGTTGCGATTGATGCCATCGTTGAGGTTGATTTGGCATCTGCTCTAAAGGTGTCTGTCTTTCCAGAGGTTATATTTACAAATGCTGGGAAAATCTTATACCGTGAAAAAG CAATTAGAACAGCAGAGGAATTATCAAAGATTATGGCATTCTTCTTTTACAAAGCAGCCAAACCTCCCGGTTTGAATTGCACTGGAAATACTGATGAGCTAATCCCTTCTGTTGTCACGAACAGCCAAACACGCTAA